From Thunnus albacares chromosome 22, fThuAlb1.1, whole genome shotgun sequence, the proteins below share one genomic window:
- the LOC122973718 gene encoding complement C1q-like protein 4 isoform X1, with protein sequence MDAFKEYLEAREAQLKDSQIQIEGLKRKESIMVAFTAVAEYSGAHGPFNMDRTLVYNKVITNIGDAYNSCSGIFSAPVAGLYYFTFFYHAGGQHPSKLFLMKNCETIVMTTDHKSSNDSADNGGNAAFLQLKEGDQVFVRLGANTHVWGSSQTTFSGFLVRHM encoded by the exons ATGGATGCCTTCAAAGAATACCTGGAAGCCAGGGAAGCCCAGCTGAAGGACAGCCAAATCCAGATTGAGGGACTGAAGAGAAAAG aGAGCATCATGGTGGCATTCACTGCTGTGGCAGAATACAGTGGGGCCCATGGACCCTTCAACATGGACAGAACTCTGGTTTACAACAAGGTGATTACAAACATTGGTGATGCCTACAATAGCTGCTCAG GTATCTTCAGTGCACCTGTTGCAGGTCTTTATTATTTTACCTTCTTCTATCATGCTGGAGGACAACATCCATCAAAGCTGTTCCTGATGAAGAACTGCGAGACCATTGTCATGACAACTGATCACAAATCAAGCAATGACTCAGCTGATAATGGAGGAAATGCAGCATTCCTGCAGTTGAAGGAAGGTGATCAGGTTTTTGTGCGCCTGGGTGCAAATACTCATGTTTGGGGATCAAGCCAAACCACCTTCAGTGGCTTTCTGGTCCGTCACATGTGA